In Paenibacillus durus, the DNA window GGCGTTCCGGTGGCGGAACAGGAGAGCATCGCTTTTAAGAAAGCGCAATAAGGGGCTGTACGGTTACGGCGGAGATGGATGCAGCCGGACAGCGCGCGAGAAACTTGGAGCGGGAAATGAAATTGCAAAAAAACGGCTGCGCGCCCTCTATGGGCTGTGCAGCCGTTTTTGTTGAAATATAAGGCTCTATTAGCTTCGCGCCAAATTAAAGAAGCCTGTGAGGCAAAACCGGTTACCTTTAAATATCGCCTGTGGTCCCTAAACTGCAGGGAGCTATTTCCGAGGAAGGGGAGACAGCTTCTCAGCCTGCAGCCCCATCTTTTTCAGCAGAACGATCATCTGTTCTTTCTCCTCGTCATTCAGTCCGCTGAATGCAAGGTGGATACGCTCCGAATATTTCGGATACATATCGTTCATCAGACGCTCGCCCTCTGCAGTCAGCTCCGCAAAAATAACGCGGCGGTCGGTAGGGCAGGGCTTCCGCTGCAAGTAACCGCGCTCTTCGAGCTTGTCGATGACGTAAGTAACATTCCCGCTCTGCAGCAGCAGCTTGGCGCCGATCTGCTGGATTGGCTGCGGTCCTTTATAATAAAGCACTTCCATGACGGCAAAGGCCGTCGGATTGAACCCTTCGATCTTGCTTCCGATTACGGCATGTTCATTGATACTCTTGAAAGACTTGGCGAACACCCGGTACAAGTGCAGCGTCAACTGGGTATCGCGTTCATAGGATTGTATCATGCATCTCTCACCCTTTGTTATTAATTCTTCTTGCGGGCCGCCCGCAGGGTTGAACAATCTCATCCTGAAAGCAAGGGACCTGTGCAGCGAACCTGTATATATTCTTACAATACGTGAATAAATGGCAGAAAAACATGTGATTTGTCACAATGAGTACACTTTTAATTATTAAAAATCAAAATGCTTTCAGTCCCTATACCGAGACCTAAATCAGCCTGGGCGGGTAGCGGCGATTACATCCCGGGACGGATGGATAAAGTTTCCTGTTATCTTAATATGGCTTTATGAAGCAAAGGGACGATGGGAGTGGTATAGCAATGAGTAATCAGAATTCTGACAATGAAGAAAAAAGCAAACTGACACTGAGCCGCCCGCTGGTGCTGCTGCTCTCGGCGCAGCTCATATCCAATATAGGCGATTGGCTCCATGTGCTCGCGCTGCTGACGATGGTCGGATTGAAATGGAACGCGACGCCTTGGGAGATTACCGCCATCTCGCTCTGTATGGCTGCTCCGATGCTGCTCGGCGGACCTTTCGCCGGCGTGGCTGCCGACAGGCTGAACCGCAAGGCGCTGATGATCGGATCGGATATAGCCCGTACGGTTATTGTGGCCTTGCTCGTATTCGCCGGATCGCTGACTCAGGTTTATGTGCTGCTGCTGCTCAAGGGAACGATGGATGTGATCTTCTCACCGGCCAAGAGCGGCAAGCTCAAGGAGCTGGTTCCTGTCTCCCAAATGGATGCCGCAGTTGCGATGAGTTCTTCCATAGAGCAGATCACGAAGATTCTTGGCCCCGCCCTCGGCGGTCTGCTTGTGGCATTGTTCGGCATCTCCGCCTGTTATCTGATTGACGCGGCAACATTTCTGGTATCGGCCGCGATTCTGATCGCTCTGCCGCGGGACCGCAGAGCGGGGGCTTCGGCCCGGACGGAAGGACGCCCCGGAGATCGGCGGTCTTTCCGCCGGGAAATGGCCGAAGGCCTGCGGATGATTGCCGGAATGCCCGCCGTGCTCAGTGGCATTCTCATGCTCATATTGGTGCTGCTCGTGCTGAATATCGCCGATTCGCAGCTCGTGACGCTGTTCCGGATCATTCCCGGCGTCAGCGGCGATCTGCTCGGCTGGTGCGTAGGGGCAAGCGGGCTCGGCACGCTGATCGCTGCGCTGCTGGCAAGGCGGATGGGCAGCTCCCGGCATCCGCTTCTATTCATGGGCCTTGGCGCGGTATTGATGGGAGCGGTATTTGCCGGCGCGGCCGTGGCGACCGCTAACGGCAGACCGGGGGCAGTGATTTATATTATTTTGTTTTCCGCTTTTCTTGTGGCGGGAGCCGGAGCCGGGTTTGTCTTCATTCCGTTTCAGTCGATGCTGCAGAAACGGACGCCTGAAGCCTACACCGGCCGGGTCTTCGGAACAGTAAACAGTCTGACCAGCACGTCCGTCATTTTGGGACCGGTGGCCGGCGGAGCGCTGGTTACGGCGTCAGGTCCGGTAGTTGCCTTTATCGTCTCCGGCTTGCTTACCCTGCTGCTAGGCACAGCGATGCTGGCGCTGCGGGGATTGATCGAACGCAGGGATCACGGGGCTGAAGCGGGAAGCTCCAAAGAGCCGGCTGCCGTGTAATCTTAAAGAATCGCTGCAAAAGCCGTGATCGGATGGTAAGATATGTATTAGTGTCTGGAGCGGGATTGTAATCATAGAGTAGAAGATATGAAACCGATATTAGACCTTATCTATAATGTTTTTGGGAGATGGAACGAATGGTAGAGCCGGAAGCGGTAATAGATTTACCGGAACGGGAAATGGAGCAGGAGCAGGAACGGGAAATGCCGGAGCGGGATGATATTGTACTGGATGTTTCCATAGCCGAGGCGGGGTATGAGGAAGGGGATGTCCGCATCGCCGATATTTCGTTTGAGGTCCGGCGCGGTCAGCTGCTTGGGCTGATCGGTCCGAACGGAGCCGGTAAAAGTACGACAATCAAGACGCTGCTCGGGCTGCTGAAGCATGCGAAGGCTAAGGTTGCGATCGGCGGTTCGGGGGGCGGTTCTTACGCCTATGTGCCGGAGCAGCCGGTCTTTTATGAGGATCTGACGCTGTGGGAGCATCTTGACCTGTCGGCTGCCGCTTACGGACTGGACTACGGGAGCTTCAAGGAGGCGGCGGAGCGGCTGCTCCGCCAGTTCGGCATGGAGCATGTGCGCGACGATCTGCCGGCGGGCTTCTCCAAAGGGATGAAGCAGAAAATGATGCTGATGCTTGGATTTCTTGTACAGCCCGACGTCTATATCGTAGACGAGCCGTTTATCGGACTCGACCCCCGTGCGACCAAAGACTTCCTGCGTCTGCTGGAGACGGAGCGGCGGCGGGGGGCGGGAGTGCTGATGTCAACGCATGTTCTGGATACGGCGGAAAAGATCTGCGATTCGTTTGTACTCATATCCTCCGGTCGCGTAGCGGCCTCCGGCACGCTGGAAAATATACGCGCGGCAGCGGGACTGCCGGAAGCCTCGCTGTTCGACTGCTTCGATGCGCTGGCATGATGGGAGGGAGACGTTAGCCATGAGCAACTTAGACGAAACCCGCCGGGGCTATGACATCCGGACTCCCGGCAGCCTGCTGAGAAGGCGGCTTGGCCACCATTGGAAAGAACAATGGGGCATCATCCGCACCGCTGCGGACTGGACGGTATTTTTATACATCCTTATCCCGGGCGGGCTGCTTGGCGGAAGATTTTATTACGGGTTCTGGAATGAGCCGCTTCCGGCATGGGTTACGCTGCTTCCCTATGCCGTCCTGCCGGCGCTGTTGGCCTTTCTGATGCAGGGCGGCATTCTGCTGCTGCTGCATGAAGGTGACCTGCTATTTTTGCGGCAGCGCAAGAATTGGATACGCACGGTTATGCTTGGCGGAATTTTGTACAGCCTGTTGGTGACGGCGCTGAAAATTACGGCAGGCTTTCTGCTTCTGCTGCCGTTTCTCGTTCGCGGCTACGGGCTAAGCGGGATGGGCGCGGGAGCGCTGCTGGTTCTGAGTCTATGCTGCGGGACATGCGTCAAGCTGCTTGCGCACAATGTAAAGGTACAGAAGCAGGGCTGGCGCAGGTGGCTATGGATGCTGCTCGCCGCATGGCTGCCCAGCGGGCTGTACATTCGCGCCGCCGTCGCCTGGAGCGCCCATCCGGCGCTGCTGCTGCTTGCCGCTGCCGTGTATGCGGCGGTGGCGGCTGCCGGGCTGCGGTCAAGGCTGGCCTTGCGCGGCACGTTCCTTGGCGACGTGCGCGAGGATTTCAAGCAGCGGATGAAGATAGCCGGACTGCTGCTGAGAGGCGTCATCGATAAGCCGCGTCCGACCCGGCATAAGCCCTGGATCTTCCGTAAATCCCGGCCGCTGCTGCGCCCCAGTTCCCCGGAAAGCCGGCTGGCCGGAGCTTCCATTAAGGCGTTTATACGTAATCCGGGACATTTAAAGCTGTATCTTCAGTTTTCTGGAGTGGGTGCCGTGGCCGTTCTGATCGTTCCGGGAATGCTGAAATGGGCTATCTGTGTTGTGCTGGTCTTTTTGATGGCCTCGTGGCTGGTCTCTTACTGGAAAGTATTCGCCGGCGATGAATTTATCGCGCTGCTCCCGTTCAGCAAAGACCGGAAAGCGGACGCGGGGAGTCTGGCGGTTCCGATTCTGCTGCTTCCTTTCTCCATATTATGCGCGGCGGTCGTCTCGATGCCGCTGTACGGCTGGTGGGGGCTTGCGGTATTTATACCCGCTGGCGCAGCGATCGGCATTATGGCTGCCAGAGTGTTTACAGCCTTTCGGCTGGCCCGGTAAATTCGCATAGAATCGAAAACCAGCGTGAACGCCGAGGGGCTCTTCGTTCGCGCTGGTTTTGATTTACGGAAAATGCTGTTTCATTTTTCGTTTGATGGGGTAAGTGGAATTGCTCTCAAAAATTGGGAGAACCACCTTCAGGTTCCTGCTGCGCGGCATGCATTCCGGCCGTATACCCTGTTGAGAAAGCTGCGGTAATATTGTACCCGCCCGTATATCCGTGTATATCCAGAATTTCACCGCAGAAATACAGGCCGCTCATCAATTTGGATTCCATTGTCTTAGGGTCAATTTCCTTTAAATTAACTCCACCTCCTGTAACAAAGGCTTCTTCAATGGATAGTGTTCCGCTTATCTGAATAGGGAACTCTTTAGAAATTCTGCTCAAGTCAATCCAATTTTGTTTAGGAATATTATCATATGTTAGATATTCATCTAACTCCGATTTTTGAAGCAGTATAGTAATCAGACGTTCTGGAAAGTATGCCTTCAACACATTTTTTATAGATTTCTTTGGTTCTATCTTACATAAAGAAAGGGTTTCTTCAAAGACAGTATCTATTGTCTTATCTGGGAAGAGGTCTATGGTTGTTTTTACTTGATGAGTAGGGCTTTTTAACAATTCTTTCACAACAAACTGACTACATCTTAAAGCAATAGGTCCAGATATTCCAATATGTGTAAATATCATATCTCCTTGATGCGAAATTATACGTTTTCCTTTGGTGTTCCAAACAGAAAGCGAAACATCCCGTAAAGACAACCCTTGCAACTCACGACTTCTAATTAATGGTTCATCTGAAGTTAAAGGCACTTCGGTAGGAAATAAAGGTGTAATTGAATGTCCTGCCTGTTCTGCCCATCGATACCCATCCCCTGTCGAGCCTGTTTGAGGCACAGACTTACCCCCAGAAGCTATAATAACGGATTTACATGGCAAAATCTTGTCAGCTTTCAACCTGACCCCAGTGACATGCCCATCGCTGTAGAGAACCTCTGAGACAGGGCTATTGACCATTACTTCAACGCCTTGTTTTCTAACCTGTTTTACAAGAGTATCAACAACCGTTTTTGCTTTGTCTGAGACAGGAAACATACGTCCGTTGTCCTCTTCCTTTAAATGTATTCCAAGGTTCTCAAAAAAGGCGATAATATCTTTGTTGCTGAAGTTCGCAAATGCACTATAAAGAAAACGACCATTCCCAGGAATATGCCTGATAAGTTCGTCCACTTCTTTATTGTTGGTCACATTGCAGCGTCCACCACCAGAGATGCCCAGCTTGCGTCCAAGCTTGTCTCCCTTGTCAATCAGCAAAGTAGTTGCGCCATGTTCGCTTGCCGCCACGCTTGCCATTAGACCTGCTGAACCACCGCCTATTACGATTACATCAAACATAGGTCAAAACTCCCATACTTTTTTTTTATTATAACCCAAAATACGAGCCAATATGACAATATTCACATTTGAATAGGTATAATATGGTATAATTAGTAACCGGAATTTAGTATACATATAGAAAGAGGGTATAAACTGTGCAAGTTAAAAATGATCCAAAGCCTGACATACTTCGCATTGAAGAATTGGTTTTAAAAGTTAAAACAGGGGATATCAAGCTTCCGAAATTCCAACGACCATTTGTCTGGAAAAAAGATGATATACTTGCATTGTTAGATAGTATATATAATAGTTACCCAATAGGAAGCATTCTCTTATGGCTTACCAAGGAAAAGTTGGCAAGCGAGAGAAAAATTGGGGATTTAGATATAAATGAACGACCAGAGGAATATCCAACGAACTACTTATTAGATGGTCAACAAAGATTATCTACTTTGTGCGGTGCCCTTTATTGGAATGGGGATAACCCAAAAAGCATGTGGAATATTTCTTTTGATTTAGAAAGAGAGGAATTCATATATCCTAATGGTGAAGAAAAACCTCATTATTTTCCTTTGAATAAGCTATTAGGAACGTTTGATTTTATAGGTCAATGCAAGAAATTTGAATATCATCAAAACAAAGATAAGTATGAGGCAAATGCAGGAAGGTTACTGCAAACCATCAAAGATTACAAAATCGCAGCAGTTAGCATTGGTGACATGAGTATAGACGAGGTTGCTCCAATTTTTGAACGTATCAATTCAACCGGAAGAAGATTAACTATGGTTGATCTTATGAGAGCTGCAACTTGGAGTGGAGAATTCGATTTAAATGATACGATTAATTCGGTAAGAGACTCTTTGTCAAACAAGAGATTTGAGGATGTTTCAGAGACTGAAATATTAAGAAATATATCCTCCTGTTCTGGAGTAGGTATTAATCGAGAGGATATCGACAAACTAAGAAAGAAGGTACCAACAGACTTAATAGAGGCAAGTGAAAAGTGCAAAAAAGCGTATGAACTTGCGGTCGATTTTATAACGACTGAACTCCCTGTTTGTTCCTATAATTACTTACCGTATTCACTTCAGATTGCCTTTTTGGTTGATTTTTTCAACGTATGTCCTAAACCAAATATTCATCAAAGAGATGAATTAAAGAAATGGTTTTGGCGGACTGCAATTGGAAAGAGCTTTGCATCATTCAATTCTGCTCAGTTATCTCTCGATCTTAGTGATTTTCGAGATTTTGCAAATGGTCTACTCATAGAACCAAGATTTGAGAAAAGTATACACTTTGAAGGCTTTGCATTCGATGATTTTAGATTAAATAAAGCGAGTAGTAAGACATTGGGACTCTTGTTAGCTAATAAAAAACCTAAAAGTTTATTGGATGGAACTCCTGTAAACATTGAGTCGGCTTTATCTGTAGTAAATCGACATGAGTACCATCATATTTTTCCTAAAGCTTTTTTAAGAGTCATGGGTACAAAATCGAGTTTAATAAACAGTCATTCAAACATATGTTTGTTGAATCTTGGAAACAACAGAGAAATATCGGATACTAAACCTTCACTTTATTTTTCTGAGCTAACAGAAAGACTTGGAGATAAGTTAGAAAGTGTTTTACAGACTCATTTAATTGATGAGGAAGCTTACAATGCTGCTTTAAGAAATGACTATGAAACTTTTATAAGATCAAGATCAGCAAAGATTATAGAACAAGCCAAGTTGAATTGTGGAATATAAATAAAAACTTACACTGGAGACGAGAAAGAGGTCTCCTTCTTTTTGCTGCATTCTGTTAAATTATACACAAAGCCAAGATTGTATACCCCGCAGCGTCGAGGGAGTATCTACGGTCGCGTAGGCGCGTCAAGTAATAGAAGGTGAGTTCCCACCCACTTGTACAAGTGTTGCTTACTGAACCCGGCCGTTAAATTTCCGCATTTAAGGACGGTGAAGCTGTTTCTTCTTATCCTTCCTTATTGTCAGCAAACGGAGTATGCTTAATTCTAAGTTTGCAGAGCAATTTACGAGTCGGACGGTGATCACAATTACAACTGCGGTGAAAGAAATTTTATTGCAAATGGCTGCTGCCTCCTCATTTTTAGTGCTGTTTCAGTGGAGACTGAATCAAATTCATATACCGCGCAGGAATCTCCGGTGTTCGGATGATTATGCCTTTCTCGTGATGGCCTGCGGGCTGAGTCTTGTTCTTTGCTCTTTGCTGTCTTGCAGCCTGTTCGGGATGATCTATTTAAACTGGGGAATACTGCCCGCCTTTATCGGTATGTTGTATGGAAGCTTCCGCTCCCGCGCCTTGCTTGCCGTAATGCTGCCGGTATGCACTTATGTATTCTCCTATCCGGCGGCGCAAAGCCATGTGCTGCTTGATTCCGGGCTATTCATGTATCCGCTGGTATTTGGCATGGCCAATAGGTTCAAGCTTGGAACGGTCGTGAAAAAGATCGCCATACTCTGGATCGTACTGGTGCCGTCTATGTTATTTATAGCGCTTACACCGTTGTTTGACGGGAATGATTTCTCCCGATTGCAGGATGACAAAATGGCGCTTATCCTCTGCATGCTGTTCTTAAACCCATTGCTTGGCGGCGTATTGATTTATATGCTTGAATCAGCTTGGAACAAGCGCGAGATTGAGGAGCGCATCGCTAATATGTCGGAGAAATTCAAACGGGAAATAGACGATCTTCAGCAGATTACCGATATGGTGCCGTTAAGCATTATTTCCATTGATGATAACGGAAGGATTACCAGTATTAACGAAACGTCGATGAAAAAGCTGGAAATTGTAATTCCGCATATAACGAGGACCGATGTTCTAAACTGTACATTATTCGACCTGGCGCATCGGCTGAAGTTGAACGATAACCAGGAATTGGATCACTTGCTGGACAGCATTATCCTTAAGCAAAGGTTTATGGGAAAAGTAACTTGCCTCGGGAAAGTTCTGTATGTTCTGGCCGCCCCTCTGGTTCACAAAGAACAGGGACAGCAACAGGGAATGGTTCTCATCATCCAGGATATGACGGAGGAAGAGAATATCCGAAGCGAGCTGGGCCATGTCGAGCGGTTGACGCTGGTAGGCCGGATGGCGGCGGGAATTACCCATGAGATCCGCAATCCGATGGCGGTGGTGCGCGGCTTCCTGCAGCTGATGAGAGAAAAGAGTCCTTCGGACATGGAGTCCTACTACCGGATTGTCATGGATGAACTGGATCGGGCCAACAGTATTATTAACGACTTTTTGTCGCTTGCGCAGAGCGGGCTCTCCGGCAAGGAGGACAGCAATCTCCACGATGTGATTGAAGATCTGGCTCCGCTGCTGTGGGCCGACGCGAATCTTCGCGGGCAAAGCGTCGAGATCAGGCTGTGCGACAAGCTGCCCGTACTGCGGCTCAATATTAAAGAAATCAAGCAGCTTGTGCTGAACCTCGGACGCAATGCCATGGAAGCGATGGAGCCGAAGGGAGTGCTTACGCTGGAGACCCGTTGTGTCCCCGAAAAGGTAGAGCTGCTGGTAAAGGATACGGGAAGCGGAATGTCGGACATAGAGCTGGAAAAATTATTTATCCCATTCTTTACCACTAAAGAACAGGGAACCGGGCTGGGCCTTCCGCTCTGTCTCAGCATCGCCGAACGGCACGGCGGATCGATTGCCGTCGATTCCCGCCTGGGAGCGGGGACAGTGTTCACCGTCTCCTTTCCATATGAGAAGGAGGAGAAAGAAACGGCCGTCTGTTAAAGATTTCAAAGCTGGCGGCGGCTTGCTTTCATCGAGTTGGAATGTATAATAAAGTTAGTAAGTTTCGCTATTAAGCTATCTAACACCTAGGTGAAAAGGAGAGTGTTGAACCATGTCCATGTCTTTTGAGCAGTATATGAGGGATTCGATTCAACCGATGCGCGACGATCTGACCAGTATCGGCTTCACGGAGCTGAAAACTCCGGAGGAAGTAGAGACCGCGCTGCCTAACGCCAAGGGAACCACGCTTGTCGTTGTCAACTCCGTATGCGGGTGTGCCGCCGGCCAGTGCCGTCCCGGTGTTGCCCAGGCCCTTAAGAACGAAGTCCTGCCGGATCAGTTATTCACAGTCTTTGCCGGCCAGGAAAAGGAAGCGACTGCCAAAGCGCGCGAGTATTTCGCTCCTTACCCGCCCTCTTCGCCTTCGATTGCTCTGATGAAGGACGGGGAACTGGTGCATTTTATCGAGCGCCAAGGCGTGGAGAACCGTTCGGCTGGGGAAATCGCGGACGAGTTGAAGGAAATATTCGATCGTTACTGTAAATAAGGCTAAATAATCTAATATGCGATTACGTCCCGCCGTGCCGTTCTTTTGGGTGCTGCGGGATTATTTTTGATAAAAGATGCTAAAGCGATGAAAGTGAGTGAGCTGCATTGAGCATACAGGAAGAGATCATTGCCGCCCTCGGCGTAAAACCGGCGATTGCGGCGGAAGCTGAAGTGCGGCAGAGAGCCGATTTTCTGAAAGCGTATATCTTGGAATCGGGAACCAGGGGACTGCTGATCGCTATAAGCGGGAGTGTGGAGAGCGTGGTGGCTGCGGGCCTGTGCAAGCGCGCGACGGATGAGCTGAGCACTGAGCAAGGCAAGGAATATATCACGCTCGGCGTATTCCAGCCTTATGGGGAGCAGGAGGATATCGGGCACACCTACGAGGCGGCCGAAGCGTTCGGGCTTAAGTATACGGTGGAGACGAATATCGGGGATGCGGTTGACGAGATTGCGCTTGAAACAGAGTATGCATTGAAGGCTATCGGACAGCACCGCCATATGACGCATCAGGGCAAGGGAGAGATTAAAGCGGGAGCACGGATGGTGTTCCAGCATGCGCTCGCCTTGGAGAACAACCTGCTGGTGGCCGGTACCGGCCATGCATCTGAAGCAATTACCGGCAGCTGCACCAAATGGGAAGGCGGAGCCGCCTATATTGAGCCGCTCCGTTCCCTGAATCATCGGCAGATTCGCGAGCTGGCCTCTTATCTCGGCGTGCCGGACGGAATCATCACAGCAGCGAAGGCAGCAGACCAGGGGGCGGGACAGACAGATGAAGCCAAGCGGGGCATTACAGAAGAAGCAATCAGTGATTACCTGGAAGGGAAAAAGGTAGAGCCTGCAGCGGCGGAGCTGCTGGAGAGCTTCTACCGCAAAGGGTCGCATAAGCGGAGCGCCATTCCCGGAATCTGAATCGGCCCACGTGCGATGTTAACCGCACCGCCGCGGCGTCCCTGCGCTAGATGCGCGGGCGGCCCGCAGCGGTATTAGCTCTATCGGTCACAAGGCCGCTAGGAGCGCAGCACTTGGCCGATAAAGGCTTCGGTCGCGGCGATTGCCTGCTCCGATTGCGGAGTAGGCCCGGCGAACGGATGGACCGTTCCGAAGGTGTGATCTCCCCCCGGAATCTGCACCCAGTCGATGTCCGGCCTTAGGGCGGTCAGCTTCTCCGATCCCTGCCGCAGGCGGGCGACGTCGTTGCTTCCTTGAATGAGCGTAACCGGAAATTTGGCCGTCCGCATCCGTTCGATAATATTGTAACGCTCTTTCTGCCGCTCCAAGTCCTCCAAAATGACGGCGTCCAGCGGCATTTGCTGTCCGGTCCGGCCGTTCAGGACATAGGCGCGGCCTTTTTCACGCATGTCCTGTTTCTGATCCTCTGTGAACAGGTCCAGATCGGTGACGCCGTTCCAGGAAATGACGCCGGCGACTTCGCCAGGAGAATCAAGGGCATGCAGCAGACAGACGCCTCCGCCCCGGCTGTGCCCCAGAAGGAAGAGCGGCAGTCCGCCGAGCTTGGGATGCTGGCTGAGATAGGAGAGCAGAACATTCAGGTCTTTTAGCTCACGGTGGTATGTATTGCGGGCGAACTTCTCAAGCTCGGTGAAATTCTGAAGATCTGCGCCGATTCCGCCATGAGAGAAATTGAATGTCACGACCTCATGCTTGCCGCTTAGCGATTCCGCGACATAAGGAAACATTCCCCAATCCTTGAACCCTTTATAGCCGTGTGCGATTACGATCAGGCTGTCTGCCTCCCCCCGGGAAGGGAAGCGGGTGCAGCGCAGAACGGAGTCATCCCCTGCGGGGATTTCAAAATTGATGCTTCGACTCATCAGAAAATGTCTCCTCTCTGTATGCCAGGTGGCAAGTCCATTGCGTGTGCCGAAGCTGCTGGCGGGAACAGCGCATGGACTTCGGCGCTGTTTTCTTTTAAAATATAAGAATTTATAAGCGCGGCAAAAGCTGTTTCTTCTTAAGATAGCAGAAAGGCTGCCTCAAAACTATACCATCTATATCATTTCCCATATGAATTTGCGGGAAAAGAAGAATTGAGGAGCGTGTACCCTTGATATACGGAATCGGGCATGATGTGCTGGAGATT includes these proteins:
- the nadE gene encoding NAD(+) synthase, with amino-acid sequence MSIQEEIIAALGVKPAIAAEAEVRQRADFLKAYILESGTRGLLIAISGSVESVVAAGLCKRATDELSTEQGKEYITLGVFQPYGEQEDIGHTYEAAEAFGLKYTVETNIGDAVDEIALETEYALKAIGQHRHMTHQGKGEIKAGARMVFQHALALENNLLVAGTGHASEAITGSCTKWEGGAAYIEPLRSLNHRQIRELASYLGVPDGIITAAKAADQGAGQTDEAKRGITEEAISDYLEGKKVEPAAAELLESFYRKGSHKRSAIPGI
- a CDS encoding alpha/beta hydrolase family protein codes for the protein MSRSINFEIPAGDDSVLRCTRFPSRGEADSLIVIAHGYKGFKDWGMFPYVAESLSGKHEVVTFNFSHGGIGADLQNFTELEKFARNTYHRELKDLNVLLSYLSQHPKLGGLPLFLLGHSRGGGVCLLHALDSPGEVAGVISWNGVTDLDLFTEDQKQDMREKGRAYVLNGRTGQQMPLDAVILEDLERQKERYNIIERMRTAKFPVTLIQGSNDVARLRQGSEKLTALRPDIDWVQIPGGDHTFGTVHPFAGPTPQSEQAIAATEAFIGQVLRS